A window of the Ogataea parapolymorpha DL-1 chromosome V, whole genome shotgun sequence genome harbors these coding sequences:
- a CDS encoding ADP-ribosylation factor (ARF) GTPase activating protein (GAP) effector: MSAQRKHNERNQQILKTLLREPANKNCADCKISKNPRWASWNLGIFVCIRCSGIHRSMGTHISRVKSVDLDSWTDEQVKSMVMWGNERANLFWEDKLPDNYVPDESKIENFIRTKYEMKKWKSDKEPGALAAAKKTTEQRESPAQLLQQTESTPSLLDGLSTPVSTSTAKPTPASTATAPQDLFSSDLFGSAPSRPPQPQTAQNNRPDLKKSILSLYSKPSPQSQSQTQQPFHSQPFTQPVQPVQSVQPQFNYTSEDPFKNVWS, encoded by the coding sequence ATGTCCGCACAGAGAAAACATAACGAGAGAAACCAGCAAATTCTCAAGACTTTGCTGAGAGAACCTGCGAACAAAAACTGTGCCGACTGcaagatctccaagaaCCCGCGCTGGGCGTCGTGGAATTTGGGCATTTTTGTTTGTATTAGGTGTTCAGGCATACACAGAAGCATGGGGACGCACATCTCGCGGGTGAAATCCGTTGATTTAGACTCGTGGACCGACGAGCAGGTCAAGAGCATGGTAATGTGGGGGAACGAGCGGGCCAATTTGTTTTGGGAGGACAAGCTGCCAGACAATTACGTGCCTGACGAGAGCAAGATTGAGAATTTTATTCGCACCAAGTACGAGATGAAGAAATGGAAGAGCGACAAAGAACCAGGCgctctggctgctgccaaaaaaacGACGGAGCAGCGCGAGTCTCCAGCACAGCTTTTACAACAGACCGAGTCCACTCCTTCTTTGCTGGACGGTCTTAGCACGCCTGTCAGCACTTCCACAGCCAAGCCGACTCCAGCTTCGACCGCAACAGCACCGCAAGACTTATTTTCGTCCGACCTGTTTGGGTCGGCGCCTTCGCGGCCTCCACAGCCGCAAACGGCCCAGAACAACAGACCGGATCTCAAGAAATCGATTTTAAGTCTCTACTCGAAACCGTCGCCGCAAAGCCAGTCGCAGACCCAACAGCCGTTTCACTCGCAGCCTTTCACGCAGCCGGTGCAGCCGGTGCAGTCGGTGCAGCCTCAGTTCAACTACACGTCCGAAGACCCATTTAAAAATGTCTGGAGTTGA
- a CDS encoding Protein involved in pre-mRNA splicing, with amino-acid sequence MSLNPDLFLYNLTIRPSVTAVKCCIGNFTGNRRQQEVVRATATTLELWKLNRNNGDFYKVVAQNTFSHIRSIEALKSSGSDKDLLIITSDSGNLTVLEMNNEKGRFESVSNEPYFKTGLRRISPGEYIAVDGRSRAAMISAIEKNKFVYKFTSDHRSRLQVSSPLEANKSKVLTFGVCGMDVGFENPQFAALECDYSDFEEKLDKKMHKTLCYYELDIGLNHVVKKYSEEASFSSNFLLPLPGGTQGPSGVLLCSEGIIQYKCLSKMTHTIPIPRRSGDKTRSRIVCGVVHTLKNSFFALLQSELGDLFKITLDYVVQDSDESRGEAGMVNSMEIQYFDTMPVCTSLLIFRAGFLYANCESGDQYLYQFDKLGDENQRKFSSQDYPDEVAVLSDETTLFEPRPLENLNLVNIVENINPLIDAKLYNSNETTSLPVIYSLCGTGPRSALKVLNHELPFSEVVTQELPSVVQKVFVSKLNRDDEYDKYIVLSFVDGTLVLRIGEDVEEVENSGLVLDTNTLGVFQVGSTALVQVHPNGVRQVFYVDETPQKTIDWAPPAGIRVLHCSATNSQLAIALSNREIVYFELDDLDKLIEYNEHKELAAQITALTLGEVQAGTARFPYLLVACQDKTLTVFSTDPESTLEIVGEEILSSAASSLMAFYMKDTAIVLNKDAGEDDEDEPELATSLLYVHIGMESGVYARLQMDPQTGELSNPRNKYTGPRPVQLSKIEAVGQNAVCIFSARTYLGYTRPSEFKITPLTKPVFQHACSFRSEDIPENGVLAVYGNSLTIMTIDQLENDTIIESIALRNTPKYMCDCTDKNGMMYVLEGDIDTKRDIEEERIEEYQQFGYPRAPGAWASCIQTVVVADKSVVQTIDLGDETAFRACWVNFESRPGEPFLAVSSAKNQQLSPPRNDGAYIHLYRISSNGTLELFQTTKTEHLSLALTAFQGKLLVGAKNELILYDIGQKQLVKRSSTRLECYEIVDLKTQGFRVIVSDVRDSVRYTVYKPLENSFVDFIDDTMQRHVTRTLLLDYDTVVVGDKFGNISVLRCPEQISEMSDEDNHGFLVKMRRTKLDNPVNYYVGDMPTFFQKGSLTIGGAESIIYGCLQGQMGCLYPMKSLSEINFFKELQRLIIHEFTSLTDREYLKFKGYYNPPKNSIDGDLIEEYYRLGPEKRIRIATKMDRLPRDIDRRISDMRSRIVY; translated from the coding sequence ATGTCTCTCAATCCAGACTTGTTCCTGTACAACCTGACTATTCGGCCCTCAGTCACGGCTGTTAAGTGCTGCATAGGCAATTTTACCGGCAATAGAAGACAACAGGAGGTTGTGAGGGCTACGGCCACGACTCTTGAGCTGTGGAAATTGAATAGAAATAATGGTGACTTCTACAAAGTGGTGGCACAGAACACTTTCAGTCATATTAGATCGATAGAGGCTCTGAAGAGCAGTGGGTCAGATAAAGATTTGCTGATTATCACCTCGGACAGCGGAAATTTGACTGTATTAGAGATGAATAATGAGAAAGGACGATTCGAAAGCGTATCTAACGAACCGTATTTCAAGACGGGTTTGCGAAGAATTTCTCCTGGAGAGTACATTGCTGTGGATGGACGCAGCAGAGCTGCCATGATTAGCGCCatcgagaaaaacaagttTGTCTACAAGTTCACTTCAGATCACAGAAGTAGACTCCAAGTTTCGTCTCCATTGGAAGCGAATAAGTCCAAGGTCTTAACATTTGGCGTCTGTGGAATGGATGTTGGGTTTGAGAATCCGCAATTTGCTGCCTTGGAGTGCGATTACTCGGATTTCGAGGAAAAACTCGATAAAAAGATGCACAAGACCTTATGCTACTATGAGCTCGACATTGGGCTCAACCACGTGGTGAAAAAGTATAGTGAGGAGGCcagtttttcctcaaactttctgcttcctcttcctgGAGGCACCCAGGGTCCTTCAGGGGTGCTGCTATGCTCGGAGGGAATAATCCAATATAAATGTCTGTCCAAAATGACGCACACAATTCCTATTCCAAGACGATCCGGGGACAAGACACGTTCGCGAATTGTCTGTGGAGTTGTGCACacgctgaaaaacagctttttTGCACTCTTACAGAGCGAGCTTGGTGACCTGTTCAAAATTACTCTTGACTACGTTGTCCAGGACAGTGACGAGTCTCGAGGGGAGGCCGGAATGGTGAACTCGATGGAAATACAGTATTTTGATACTATGCCTGTGTGCACGTCGCTGTTGATTTTTAGAGCCGGATTCCTTTACGCTAATTGCGAATCTGGCGACCAATATCTCTATCagttcgacaagctggGAGACGAAAACCAGAGAAAATTCAGCTCTCAAGATTATCCGGATGAAGTTGCTGTTTTAAGCGACGAGACAACTCTGTTTGAACCACGGCCGCTCGAAAATTTGAATCTTGTGAATATAGTGGAGAACATCAACCCGCTGATCGACGCAAAATTATACAATTCCAATGAGACCACCAGTTTGCCTGTGATATACTCTCTTTGCGGCACGGGGCCCCGCTCGGCACTCAAGGTGCTGAACCACGAGCTGCCATTTAGCGAGGTTGTCACCCAAGAGCTGCCGTCGGTGGTGCAAAAGGTGTTTGTTTCGAAGCTCAACAgagacgacgagtacgacaAGTACATCGTTCTCTCATTCGTGGACGGGACTTTGGTTTTGCGTATTGGCGAGGATGTTGAGGAAGTGGAAAATAGTGGCCTGGTGCTCGATACAAACACGCTGGGCGTTTTTCAGGTTGGTAGTACTGCGCTTGTCCAGGTGCATCCAAACGGCGTGAGACAGGTGTTCTACGTCGACGAAACGCCCCAGAAAACCATCGACTGGGCCCCACCTGCTGGAATCCGCGTTCTGCACTGCTCTGCAACCAATTCACAGCTTGCTATCGCATTATCAAACCGCGAGATCGTGTACTTCGAGCTAGATGATTTGGACAAATTAATAGAGTACAACGAGCACAAAGAGCTCGCTGCCCAAATCACAGCGCTCACCTTGGGAGAGGTGCAAGCGGGTACTGCCAGGTTTCCGTATTTGCTGGTTGCATGTCAGGATAAAACGCTGACGGTTTTTTCTACGGACCCGGAGTCCACTCTCGAGATTGTCGGCGaggagattttgagctcggcAGCTTCTTCTCTAATGGCATTCTATATGAAAGACACGGCCATTGTGCTCAACAAAGACGCTggagaagacgacgaagacgagccCGAGCTGGCTACCTCGCTTCTGTACGTCCACATCGGCATGGAGAGCGGTGTGTATGCGCGGTTGCAGATGGACCCGCAAACGGGCGAGCTGTCGAATCCGCGAAACAAATATACGGGTCCACGCCCTGTGcagctgtccaagatcgaggccGTGGGCCAGAATGCAGTCTGCATTTTCTCAGCCCGTACTTATTTGGGGTATACTCGTCCTTCTGAATTCAAAATCACACCGTTGACGAAACCGGTGTTTCAGCACGCATGCTCATTCAGAAGCGAAGACATTCCAGAGAACGGAGTGCTGGCTGTCTATGGCAACAGTTTGACGATTATGACCATCGACCAGTTGGAGAACGACACCATTATCGAGAGCATTGCGCTCAGAAACACTCCTAAATACATGTGCGACTGCACCGACAAAAACGGCATGATGTATGTTCTGGAGGGCGACATTGACACCAAGCGCGACATCGAAGAGGAGCGCATCGAGGAGTATCAGCAATTCGGCTATCCAAGAGCGCCCGGTGCGTGGGCCAGCTGTATTCAGACGGTCGTGGTGGCAGACAAATCAGTGGTGCAGACGATCGATCTGGGAGACGAAACTGCGTTCAGGGCGTGCTGGGTGAACTTTGAGAGCCGCCCGGGGGAGCCGTTTTTGGCCGTTTCTTCAGCCAAGAACCAGCAACTCAGCCCGCCTCGCAATGACGGAGCGTACATCCATCTTTATCGCATCTCCTCGAATGGCACTCTGGAGCTTTTCCAAACGACAAAAACAGAACATCTCTCGCTGGCTCTTACAGCCTTCCAGGGAAAGTTGCTGGTCGGGGccaagaacgagctcatCTTGTACGACATcggccagaaacagctggtgAAACGGTCCAGCACCAGACTCGAGTGTTATGAGATTGTCGACCTCAAAACGCAAGGATTCCGGGTCATCGTTAGCGACGTGCGCGATAGTGTTCGATACACAGTCTACAAGCCCTTGGAAAACTCGTTTGTCGACTTCATCGATGACACCATGCAGCGGCACGTGACCCGCACCTTGCTACTCGACTACGACACAGTCGTGGTTGGCGACAAGTTCGGCAACATTTCGGTTCTGCGGTGTCCCGAGCAGATTTCGGAgatgagcgacgaggacaaccACGGAtttttggtgaagatgCGCAGGACAAAGCTGGACAATCCTGTGAACTACTACGTTGGAGACATGCCGacgtttttccagaaaggCTCGCTCACCATTGGAGGCGCTGAGTCGATCATTTACGGCTGTCTACAAGGACAGATGGGGTGTCTGTATCCGATGAAGAGCTTGTCCGAAatcaacttcttcaaagaGTTGCAGAGGCTGATCATACACGAGTTTACGTCTTTGACAGATCGCGAGTATCTGAAATTTAAAGGCTACTACAACCCGCCGAAAAACAGCATTGACGGAGACCTGATCGAGGAGTACTATCGTCTCGGCCCCGAGAAACGGATCCGCATAGCAACCAAGATGGATAGGTTGCCGCGGGACATCGATCGCCGCATAAGCGACATGCGATCGCGGATCGTGTACTAG
- a CDS encoding Condensin complex subunit 3, giving the protein MTDVAKSTTPGARSYLKSVHEISEPEQIELAIRKCFQESQLSVSSHGKQIAILKALQLKCREQKLQPQFNELFCKLVNKVLPIKRNEPVGDRIVKFISSFVSSINPESEDDNANVDKQDERMYNKFIDRLARHLLNGLEANNKNVRYRACHILSHLMNNMTSIDTDLYEALSEGLLARIYDKEPHIRIKAITTLASFQEPDGSQELSNAAMKIRYVMQNDTNPEVRRACLRQIEKTKHTEPYIFERARDTNSVNRRLLYSKVLPDFKDFRRIDYKAREQLLKWGLKDREESVKKAAIKWLTENWMQTLNNDVMELLERLKVTKSDIAETAVRVFLDNRQDIVAKITFDEQIMRTLTPETSLLLRVYYQHCNDTNKITQIEKYFPEAAQFADILNGYFAKRKEILIVLSQQKPLLEAESSVDMTELDELDFVLRQLLIVASEYDYSDEFGRSRMLNTLRAVLTSDHLSDNLIEVLMLCIHKLSISERDFTQMIVEIINDLKDSAYEKQNTLEEGIAGESSRVEDDLDANDDEDDDDDENSFHSARDLSRSSIASANRSMQQELKQVAELSPENLIECLSIARRMLELVNKPLKDNITLMSILDSLIRPSIRRSETEIRKLGLICLGLCCILDKELAADSIFICAIFVTKSNEESLVVTGIKVISDLLAVHGISVLEVETANRVDAIAIARLFYRTLRDTNHKEAQATSGEALYKLFLCGVITDDELFETTLLSYFNPAINDNEQLKQCFSFCIPVYAFSHESHQERIARVTCDTLFRLFSGWDEMTEADGASSITPQSIVQQLMYWTDPYRVVNKAPGEAASSSVQVEVGLQLLSLLEKLEYSGVTKPFFKAIMTSLPRLTFTEQCDVAKLEQLYTSMEQLEGVLEKPLKDQPSRNAYSRFKEYVLECLEKAGGQTEKHDELKGEQGEKNEVKDKEEEELEEPAFELPAVSEKELSDEPAFEPVTNSASDQEHPEPHQVSASLETQKGAEKKSSKKPRSRNSAKKTKKFKAASLPDEETEPKKIASDSKIKKPEHKKRVKSEDGGLIGKKVKGESSRKKQSKKKKRSHSFSDSEDEKPAATFPLKEENEDEVGDTSAIVLVSDDD; this is encoded by the coding sequence ATGACGGACGTCGCTAAAAGTACCACCCCAGGGGCTCGATCATATTTGAAATCAGTACACGAGATCTCTGAGCCAGAGCAAATTGAGCTTGCTATCCGCAAATGCTTCCAGGAGTCCCAGCTGTCCGTGTCCTCTCATGGGAAGCAGATCGCTATTCTCAAAGCCCTCCAGCTGAAATGTCGTGAACAGAAGCTGCAGCCGCAATTTAATGAGCTATTTTGCAAGCTGGTTAACAAAGTTCTTCCGATAAAACGTAATGAGCCGGTTGGTGACCGTATAGTCAAATTCATCTCGTCATTTGTGAGCTCGATCAACCCTGAATCAGAGGACGACAATGCCAACGTGGACAAGCAGGACGAGAGAATGTACAACAAGTTCATAGACAGACTTGCTCGTCACTTGTTAAATGGCCTGGAAGCTAATAATAAGAATGTTCGGTACAGAGCCTGTCATATCCTCTCACATTTGATGAACAATATGACCTCGATTGACACTGATTTGTACGAAGCCCTGAGCGAGGGGCTGCTTGCCAGGATATATGACAAGGAACCACACATCCGAATCAAGGCCATAACAACTCTGGCAAGCTTCCAGGAGCCAGATGGAAGCCAGGAGCTGAGCAACGCAGCAATGAAAATCCGTTATGTGATGCAAAATGACACAAATCCAGAAGTGAGGCGAGCATGTTTGCGCCAAATCGAAAAAACCAAACATACTGAGCCGTACATATTCGAGAGGGCAAGGGACACAAACTCAGTCAACAGAAGGTTGCTGTACTCTAAAGTGCTGCCTGACTTCAAAGATTTCAGACGCATAGACTACAAGGCTCGGGAGCAGTTGCTCAAGTGGGGTCTCAAAGATCGAGAAGAGTCCGTCAAGAAGGCTGCAATCAAGTGGCTCACTGAAAATTGGATGCAAACTTTAAACAACGACGTGATGGAGCTGCTAGAACGTCTAAAGGTTACCAAAAGTGATATCGCGGAAACCGCTGTCCGTGTTTTCCTTGATAATCGGCAGGATATTGTGGCCAAGATAACCTTTGACGAGCAAATTATGCGCACATTGACACCAGAAACTTCTCTCTTGCTAAGGGTTTATTATCAGCATTGCAATGATACGAACAAGATCACGcagattgaaaaatacTTTCCGGAAGCTGCTCAGTTCGCCGATATATTGAATGGCTATTTTGCAAAGCGAAAAGAAATCCTGATTGTTTTAAGTCAACAAAAGCCATTACTAGAGGCAGAGAGCTCAGTTGACATGACagagctcgacgagctggacttcGTCCTGCGACAATTGCTAATTGTGGCTTCCGAATATGACTATAGTGATGAGTTCGGACGAAGCAGAATGCTGAACACCCTAAGAGCCGTGCTCACGAGTGATCATTTGTCAGACAACTTGATTGAGGTCCTGATGCTTTGTATACATAAACTGTCCATCAGCGAGCGCGATTTCACACAAATGATTGTGGAAATTATTAATGACCTTAAAGACTCGGCTTACGAAAAACAGAACACGCTAGAGGAAGGCATCGCGGGAGAAAGCTCCCGAGTGGAGGACGATCTTGATGCtaacgacgacgaagacgatgacgatgatgagAATAGTTTCCATTCCGCAAGAGATCTGTCCAGATCATCGATTGCGAGCGCCAATAGATCGATGCAACAAGAATTGAAACAGGTCGCAGAGTTGAGTCCCGAAAACTTGATTGAATGTCTCTCCATTGCTCGCCGTATGCTTGAGCTTGTGAACAAGCCTTTGAAGGATAACATCACCTTAATGTCCATTCTCGATAGTTTGATTCGGCCTTCTATTCGTCGATCTGAAACCGAAATCAGAAAACTGGGTCTAATTTGTTTAGGCCTCTGCTGCATTCTTGACAAAGAATTGGCTGCTGACAGCATTTTCATTTGCGCCATTTTTGTCACAAAAAGCAATGAGGAGTCGCTTGTTGTCACCGGTATCAAGGTTATTTCGGACTTGCTCGCGGTTCATGGAATATCTGTACTGGAGGTGGAAACTGCTAACAGGGTGGATGCCATTGCTATAGCGCGGCTCTTCTACCGTACGCTGAGAGACACCAACCACAAAGAGGCGCAGGCCACTTCAGGGGAGGCCCTGTacaagctgtttttgtGCGGAGTTATCACTGATGATGAATTGTTCGAAACCACACTGCTTTCCTATTTCAACCCTGCAATCAACGACAATGAGCAGCTGAAACAGTGTTTTTCGTTCTGTATACCTGTCTATGCTTTCTCTCATGAATCGCATCAGGAGAGAATTGCTCGCGTCACTTGCGACACGTTATTCAGACTATTCAGTGGGTGGGACGAGATGACAGAAGCCGATGGTGCTTCCTCGATAACACCGCAATCCATTGTTCAGCAACTGATGTACTGGACTGATCCTTATCGAGTTGTTAACAAAGCTCCAGGTGAAGCAGCCAGTAGCTCGGTCCAGGTCGAGGTTGGGCTTCAACTCTTGTCtttgctggaaaaattaGAATACTCTGGGGTTACCAAGCCGTTTTTCAAGGCTATAATGACCTCGCTTCCGCGGCTCACATTTACGGAACAATGCGATGTCGCGAAGCTGGAACAACTATACACTTCAATGGAGCAATTGGAAGGCGTGTTGGAAAAGCCTTTGAAGGACCAGCCTTCCAGGAATGCATACAGCAGGTTTAAGGAATATGTACTTGAATGTCTGGAAAAAGCCGGTGGACAAACTGAGAAGCACGATGAGCTAAAGGGGGAGCAGGGAGAGAAAAATGAGGTAAAGGacaaagaggaagaagaacttGAGGAGCCTGCTTTTGAATtaccagctgtttctgagaAAGAGCTATCTGATGAGCCGGCTTTTGAACCGGTCACAAATTCCGCTTCTGACCAGGAGCACCCTGAACCGCACCAAGTATCTGCATCTCTTGAAACGCAGAAAGGAGCAGAGAAGAAATCTTCGAAGAAACCCAGATCGAGAAATTCAGCCAAGAAAACCAAAAAATTTAAGGCTGCATCCCTTCCAGATGAGGAGACAGAGCCTAAAAAGATAGCTAGCGactcgaaaatcaaaaaacCTGAGCACAAGAAGCGTGTGAAGAGTGAGGATGGAGGACTGATAGGCAAGAAGGTCAAGGGGGAATCGAGCAGGAAAAAACAAtcgaagaaaaagaaaagaagCCACTCGTTCTCGGATTCAGAAGATGAAAAGCCAGCAGCTACATTCCCACTaaaagaagaaaacgaGGATGAAGTGGGGGATACGTCGGCAATTGTTCTCGTTTCGGATGATGATTGA
- a CDS encoding putative urea transporter: MLVTGVAIALYHNDKKTFLSSNGTRTGLPLALNFIASAMGCGILTTYTQIANIAGIHGLLVYTISGAIPIFLFSLFGPMIRRRCPEGFVLTEWVFQRFGPVTALYLSAFTIFTMFLFMLSELTAIEYAIEALTGLDATPAMVVECVVTTIYTFLGGFHVSFITDAFQAAFVLVLLVIGVVGYATSIHIDMDLKHATEDQLLHANKLGWMLLYILPVAIITNDCFLSGFWLRTFAAKTDKDLYIGASIAAVVAGIVCTLVGLPGILAVWTGDMKVYDENGSNAFFILVSKMDNWVIGVILIFSIGISTATFDSLQSATTSSISNDFFRNKVNIMWVRFIVILVMVPSIVVAVKAAANVLQIYLIADLVSASVIPIIFLGLSKRFDFLRGLDVMVGGLGALVAVFIYGTIYYGNAKEGARLLLIWNGIYSDKDWGAFGAFVIAPIGGCLIGFACAAIRISVLKIKDKITGIDRLPEVEVQQELLEDDESLKKSKLKALAVGLV, from the exons ATGTTAGTGACTGGAGTTGCGATTGCACTTTACCATAATGACAAAAAGACATTCTTGTCCTCTAATGGTACAAGGACGGGTCTTCCGTTGGCGTTGAACTTCATTGCAAGCG CGATGGGATGTGGAATCTTGACCACCTATACTCAGATTGCCAACATTGCCGGTATTCACGGTCTCTTGGTGTACACCATTTCTGGAGCCATTCCTattttcttgttttctctGTTCGGTCCTATGATCAGAAGACGGTGTCCTGAAGGGTTCGTGCTTACCGAATGGGTATTCCAAAGGTTTGGACCAGTGACTGCTCTGTATCTGTCGGCATTCACCATTTTCACCATGTTTCTTTTCATGTTGTCTGAACTGACAGCTATCGAGTACGCCATCGAGGCATTAACTGGTCTTGATGCCACACCGGCCATGGTGGTTGAGTGTGTGGTCACTACGATATACACCTTCTTGGGAGGTTTCCATGTGTCTTTTATCACGGATGCCTTCCAGGCCGCTTTTGTCCTGGTTTTGTTGGTCATTGGTGTTGTCGGCTATGCCACCAGTATCCACATCGACATGGACCTCAAGCATGCTACAGAAGACCAACTATTGCATGCAAACAAGCTGGGATGGATGCTTCTGTATATTCTTCCAGTTGCCATCATCACCAATGACTGTTTCCTCTCTGGATTCTGGCTTAGAACTTTCGCAGCCAAGACAGATAAGGATCTGTACATCGGTGCTTCCATTGCCGCAGTTGTTGCGGGTATTGTTTGTACGCTTGTTGGTCTTCCAGGCATCCTCGCTGTGTGGACTGGAGACATGAAAGTGTACGATGAGAATGGAAGCAACGCTTTCTTCATCCTTGTCTCCAAGATGGACAACTGGGTCATTGGTGTAATTCTTATTTTCTCGATTGGCATTTCCACTGCGACATTCGACTCTTTGCAGAGTGCCACCACTTCCTCGATTTCaaatgattttttcagaaacaAAGTCAATATCATGTGGGTGAGATTCATCGTCATTCTCGTCATGGTGCCTTCGATTGTGGTGGCAGTgaaagctgctgcaaatgTTCTTCAGATCTATCTGATTGCCGATCTAGTTTCTGCGTCGGTGATCCCAATCATCTTCCTCGGTCTTTCCAAGAGGTTTGACTTTTTGCGCGGGCTCGATGTGATGGTTGGTGGTCTAGGAGCTTTGGTTGCAGTTTTCATCTATGGTACAATCTACTACGGCAACGCCAAAGAAGGTGCACGTCTGCTTTTAATTTGGAACGGTATCTACTCTGACAAAGATTGGGGTGCTTTCGGTGCTTTTGTGATTGCTCCTATTGGTGGCTGTCTTATTGGATTTGCTTGTGCTGCCATTCGGATATCCGTCTTGAAAATTAAGGACAAAATCACAGGTATCGACCGTTTGCCAGAAGTAGAGGTCCAGCAAGAGCTGttggaagacgacgaaagTCTCAAAAAAAGCAAGCTCAAGGCTTTAGCCGTCGGCCTTGTGTAA
- a CDS encoding tRNA threonylcarbamoyladenosine biosynthesis protein KAE1 yields the protein MPYYSLGLEGSANKLGVGVIEHPLEKIAAYNQANVLSNVRDTYVTPPGEGFLPRDTARHHRNWVVRLIKQALKEANIRPDQLDCICFTQGPGMGAPLQSVVIAARTIAQMWDLPLVGVNHCIGHIEMGREITGATNPVVLYVSGGNTQVIAYSRQRYRIFGETLDIAVGNCLDRFARTLRIPNAPSPGYNIEQLAKKGRHLVELPYTVKGMDLSMSGILEYVDSLAHDLFQGKKNKQLIRADGSKVTVEDLCFSLQECIFAMLVEITERAMAHVGSREVLIVGGVGCNERLQEMMGLMAKDRNGSIYATDERFCIDNGIMIAHAGLLAYRTGTRTTLEQSVCTQRFRTDEVFVSWRED from the coding sequence ATGCCTTACTATTCTCTAGGCCTGGAGGGCTCGGCCAACAAATTGGGCGTCGGCGTGATTGAACACCCTCTTGAGAAAATCGCCGCTTATAATCAGGCCAATGTGCTTTCTAATGTGCGAGATACTTATGTGACGCCTCCGGGAGAAGGCTTTCTTCCTAGAGACACTGCTCGACACCATCGAAATTGGGTGGTCAGACTAATCAAGCAGGCGTTGAAGGAGGCAAATATACGTCCTGATCAGCTGGACTGTATTTGTTTCACGCAGGGGCCAGGAATGGGTGCTCCTTTACAGAGCGTTGTGATAGCTGCGAGAACGATTGCTCAGATGTGGGACTTGCCTCTTGTGGGAGTGAATCATTGTATTGGACACATAGAGATGGGCAGAGAAATTACTGGAGCTACGAATCCAGTTGTGCTGTATGTGAGTGGGGGAAATACTCAAGTTATTGCTTATTCTCGGCAACGGTACAGgatctttggagaaacgCTGGACATTGCTGTTGGAAACTGTTTGGATCGGTTTGCAAGAACGCTGCGAATCCCAAATGCCCCGTCTCCTGGATACAacattgagcagctggcgaAAAAAGGCCGTCATCTGGTCGAGCTCCCATACACCGTGAAAGGCATGGATCTCAGCATGAGTGGGATCTTGGAGTACGTTGATAGTCTCGCGCACGATCTTTTTCAAGGAAAGAAGAATAAACAACTGATTCGTGCCGACGGCAGCAAAGTGACGGTTGAAGatctgtgtttttcgcTTCAGGAATGCATTTTTGCGATGCTGGTAGAGATCACAGAGAGAGCCATGGCCCATGTTGGTTCGCGCGAGGTGCTGATAGTTGGTGGAGTTGGGTGCAACGAGAGGTTGCAGGAGATGATGGGTCTAATGGCCAAGGATAGAAACGGTAGCATATATGCTACAGATGAACGCTTCTGCATTGACAACGGGATCATGATTGCCCACGCCGGGCTTCTTGCTTACAGAACAGGCACAAGAACTACACTGGAGCAGAGCGTTTGCACACAGAGGTTTAGAACGGACGAGGTTTTCGTGAGCTGGCGAGAAGATTAA